A region of Paucidesulfovibrio gracilis DSM 16080 DNA encodes the following proteins:
- a CDS encoding 16S rRNA (guanine(527)-N(7))-methyltransferase RsmG has protein sequence MSSKESTEQLAAQVAALCRSLGVSPEPETAIRIAGYLDLLTQWNRKTNLVGPRRADEILHTLVADSLPLAGFLESLPLADDPLCLDLGAGAGLPGIPLRCLWTRGRYYLVEVREKRCVFLRLAVGRLDLARTAVLQVRAEEALQQLPDEEIADQGADLILSRAFMPWQELLPFVRPMLTPGGQVVVLANEPLPAVLPEAWRPVESRSYTIRPGREESTRWFWALQAEA, from the coding sequence ATGTCGTCCAAGGAATCCACAGAGCAACTGGCAGCCCAGGTCGCGGCCTTGTGCCGTTCCCTGGGCGTTTCACCGGAGCCGGAAACCGCCATCCGCATCGCCGGCTATCTCGACCTGCTCACGCAATGGAACCGCAAAACCAACCTTGTGGGACCGCGCCGAGCCGACGAGATTCTGCATACCCTGGTGGCGGACAGCCTGCCCCTGGCCGGATTCCTGGAATCCCTGCCCCTGGCTGATGATCCCTTGTGTCTGGACCTGGGCGCGGGCGCGGGCCTGCCCGGCATTCCCCTGCGCTGCCTCTGGACGCGTGGCCGGTACTATCTGGTGGAGGTGCGGGAAAAACGATGTGTGTTTTTGCGCTTGGCCGTGGGACGCTTGGACCTCGCGCGTACTGCCGTGCTGCAGGTTCGCGCCGAGGAAGCGCTCCAGCAGCTGCCGGACGAGGAAATCGCCGACCAGGGCGCGGACCTGATCCTCAGCCGGGCCTTCATGCCCTGGCAGGAGCTGCTGCCCTTTGTGCGGCCCATGCTCACTCCGGGCGGACAAGTGGTGGTGCTGGCCAACGAACCGCTTCCCGCTGTTTTGCCCGAGGCATGGCGGCCCGTGGAATCCCGCTCCTACACCATCCGTCCTGGCCGGGAGGAAAGCACGCGCTGGTTCTGGGCGCTCCAGGCCGAAGCGTAA
- the radA gene encoding DNA repair protein RadA: protein MKTKEVFRCAECGAQSPQWQGQCPSCRAWNTLEPLSVVKGKNRSGTRSPEGSQAPRPLEELSQEGGQGRPSGFPALDQVLGKGLTPGGAILLGGEPGIGKSTLLLQLAGRQAALGARAVYLSGEESLPQLRNRAERLGLLGPGLLAMASTSAADGLAVLEGPEPPELLIVDSVQTLASVSAEGIPGSVSQVRAVSAELVEAAKKSRTTLILVGHVTKEGQIAGPKLLEHMVDTVLYLEGDRSHFSRILRVLKNRYGPSDELVVFVMKEQGLEIVDDPSTMFLGRRDAALSGSALVMAVEGQRPFAVEVQALASKTFLSIPRRTALGFDTNRLHLLLAVLEKRLRLNLSSHDIYAKISGGLAMRDPGLDLGVVAAILSSFYDRPLPEGAIFWGEVDLNGQVRPVSGRDTRLKQAGRLGHDPVFEAESCRTLADLQRRLFGKNE from the coding sequence ATGAAGACCAAGGAAGTGTTTCGCTGCGCCGAATGCGGCGCCCAATCCCCGCAATGGCAGGGGCAGTGTCCGTCCTGTCGCGCCTGGAACACCCTGGAACCGCTGTCCGTGGTCAAGGGGAAAAACCGGTCCGGCACACGCAGTCCGGAAGGCTCCCAGGCTCCGCGCCCCCTGGAGGAGCTTTCCCAGGAGGGCGGCCAGGGGCGGCCGTCGGGCTTCCCGGCCCTGGACCAGGTCTTGGGCAAGGGGCTGACTCCCGGCGGGGCTATTCTGCTGGGCGGGGAACCAGGCATCGGCAAGTCCACGCTCCTGTTGCAGCTTGCGGGTCGGCAGGCGGCCCTGGGCGCACGCGCTGTGTACCTCTCGGGCGAGGAAAGCCTGCCCCAACTGCGCAACCGGGCCGAACGCCTGGGGCTGCTGGGACCGGGCCTGCTGGCCATGGCCTCCACCAGCGCGGCAGACGGCCTGGCCGTGCTGGAAGGACCGGAACCTCCGGAACTGCTCATCGTGGATTCGGTGCAGACGCTGGCCTCGGTTTCCGCCGAAGGCATTCCCGGGAGCGTGAGCCAGGTCCGGGCCGTGTCCGCGGAACTGGTGGAAGCCGCCAAAAAGAGCCGCACCACCTTGATCCTGGTGGGCCACGTGACCAAGGAGGGCCAGATTGCCGGCCCCAAACTCCTGGAGCACATGGTGGACACGGTGCTCTATCTGGAAGGGGACCGCAGCCATTTTTCCCGCATTCTGCGCGTGCTCAAAAACCGCTATGGTCCCAGTGACGAACTGGTCGTCTTCGTCATGAAGGAACAGGGGCTGGAAATCGTGGATGATCCTTCCACCATGTTTCTGGGGCGGCGGGATGCCGCGCTTTCCGGCTCGGCCCTGGTCATGGCCGTGGAAGGGCAGCGTCCCTTTGCCGTGGAAGTGCAGGCATTGGCCTCCAAGACCTTTCTTTCCATCCCCCGCCGCACCGCCCTGGGGTTTGACACCAACCGGCTGCACCTGCTCCTGGCCGTGCTGGAAAAGCGCCTGCGTCTGAATCTCTCCAGCCATGATATCTATGCCAAGATTTCCGGCGGGCTGGCCATGCGCGACCCCGGACTGGACCTGGGCGTGGTGGCCGCGATCCTGTCCTCGTTTTACGACCGCCCCCTGCCCGAAGGCGCTATTTTTTGGGGGGAGGTGGATCTCAACGGACAGGTTCGCCCGGTATCCGGGCGGGACACCCGACTCAAACAGGCCGGACGGCTCGGACATGACCCCGTGTTTGAGGCGGAGTCCTGCCGCACCCTGGCGGATCTGCAACGCCGCCTGTTCGGGAAAAACGAATAA
- a CDS encoding DUF3426 domain-containing protein: protein MIVACPSCETKYNLPDDKIPAKGLKVKCAKCEHVFRVPAPTPEAPAPAAATPGKSAESPASAPVPPAPNPPADTAPEPEQPPTRPDTAADAAPDFDKAFEEAVADETTDTAPAFDAEDELDNDLSAPEPDLSDDLLGDLDSSLDQELGDDLDAKDDDLFGGFGEEENQDDDPLGGGFDLDSLDEKPAQDSDDDGFDLAEHDLDEGQDELDADQEENEDGEDLFQSLSGEDLDLEPEPRRGGLGKALLYLLLLLLLGAGGAIVTYNFGLWSLPGSMQSTGIQLGFELPFKVPFVLGPDEPEQPKPGELPAERIKNIQPVDFRQYVISNENAGPLFVVEGKAQNKFTEPKERIKVLVTLFDEQGNVLASQEQMCGNTLSLLQLQVQTRDEIVESLNSSAGIYANNSFIKPEQTTPFMVVFFDPPRDVKEYQIEIVDARNPKR, encoded by the coding sequence ATGATCGTTGCTTGCCCGAGCTGTGAGACGAAATACAACCTTCCGGATGACAAGATTCCCGCCAAAGGGTTGAAGGTCAAGTGCGCCAAATGCGAACACGTTTTTCGCGTACCGGCTCCGACACCCGAGGCTCCCGCCCCTGCGGCGGCCACGCCTGGCAAATCGGCCGAAAGCCCGGCCTCCGCGCCGGTGCCTCCCGCGCCCAACCCCCCAGCGGATACGGCTCCGGAACCAGAACAACCCCCGACCCGGCCGGACACGGCTGCCGATGCCGCACCCGATTTCGACAAAGCCTTTGAAGAGGCCGTGGCCGACGAGACAACGGACACGGCTCCCGCGTTCGATGCCGAGGATGAACTCGACAACGACCTCTCCGCACCGGAACCGGACCTGAGCGACGACCTGCTCGGCGACCTGGATTCGAGCCTGGATCAGGAACTTGGCGACGACCTGGATGCCAAGGATGACGACCTGTTCGGCGGCTTTGGCGAAGAAGAAAACCAAGACGACGATCCACTGGGCGGCGGCTTTGATCTGGACTCCCTGGACGAAAAACCCGCCCAGGACTCGGACGATGACGGCTTTGACCTTGCGGAACACGATCTGGACGAGGGCCAGGACGAACTGGACGCGGACCAGGAAGAGAATGAAGACGGAGAAGACTTGTTCCAATCCCTCTCCGGCGAGGATCTCGACCTGGAACCCGAACCCCGGCGCGGCGGCCTGGGCAAAGCCCTGCTCTACCTCCTGCTCCTGCTCCTGCTTGGGGCGGGCGGCGCCATTGTGACCTATAATTTTGGACTCTGGTCCCTGCCGGGTTCCATGCAGTCCACAGGCATCCAACTGGGCTTTGAACTGCCCTTCAAGGTGCCCTTTGTGCTTGGTCCGGATGAACCCGAACAGCCCAAGCCCGGCGAACTGCCCGCCGAACGAATCAAAAACATCCAGCCCGTGGACTTCCGCCAATACGTGATCAGCAACGAAAACGCCGGTCCCCTGTTCGTGGTGGAAGGAAAAGCCCAGAACAAATTCACCGAGCCAAAGGAACGCATCAAGGTGTTGGTGACCTTGTTCGACGAGCAAGGCAATGTGCTGGCCTCCCAGGAACAGATGTGCGGCAACACGCTGTCCCTGCTCCAGCTCCAGGTGCAGACCCGCGATGAAATCGTGGAAAGCCTGAATTCCTCGGCCGGAATCTATGCCAACAACTCGTTCATCAAGCCGGAGCAGACCACACCCTTTATGGTGGTCTTCTTTGATCCACCCCGGGATGTGAAGGAATACCAGATCGAGATCGTGGACGCCCGCAATCCCAAACGATGA
- the hpt gene encoding hypoxanthine phosphoribosyltransferase: MSHTLSVLVDADTIHQRVRELGREMGEAYGNEPVVLVCVLKGAFLFFADLARAMTIECEHDFVRLASYGSGTSRGKEMRFSKDLEVPIEGKHVVIVEDIVDTGNSVEFLKHVFAKRRPQSLKVCALVDKRERRELDINVDFAGFNLTGAGFLVGYGMDYAERYRELDAIYELVRHQGD; this comes from the coding sequence ATGAGTCATACGTTGAGCGTGCTGGTGGACGCCGATACCATCCACCAGCGGGTACGGGAACTGGGACGCGAAATGGGCGAAGCCTACGGCAACGAACCCGTTGTCCTGGTCTGCGTGCTCAAAGGCGCATTTTTATTCTTTGCGGACCTGGCCCGGGCCATGACCATCGAGTGCGAGCATGACTTCGTGCGCCTGGCCAGCTACGGATCCGGCACGAGCCGAGGTAAGGAAATGCGCTTTTCCAAAGACTTGGAAGTCCCCATCGAAGGAAAGCACGTGGTCATCGTGGAAGACATCGTGGACACCGGCAATTCCGTAGAATTTCTCAAGCATGTCTTTGCGAAAAGAAGGCCTCAGAGTTTGAAAGTTTGCGCACTTGTTGATAAACGAGAAAGGCGGGAACTCGACATCAATGTCGACTTCGCCGGGTTCAACCTGACCGGTGCGGGATTCCTGGTGGGATACGGCATGGATTATGCCGAGCGATACCGGGAACTTGACGCCATCTACGAGCTGGTACGCCACCAGGGCGACTAG
- a CDS encoding N-acetyltransferase has translation MDHDFVVRKARISDVKAMHAMLLDNPEEEGLVLPRSFNKLYTLLRDFFVVVEKNSGELAGCCALSICWEELAEVRSLVVRNTFRGRGLGRRLVDACLSEAVTLELYKVFVLTNTPEFFAHLGFREVPKDVLPQKVWSDCLNCPKFPDCDEIAMMLRL, from the coding sequence TTGGACCACGATTTCGTCGTGCGCAAGGCCCGCATCTCGGATGTAAAGGCCATGCACGCCATGCTGTTGGACAATCCCGAGGAAGAAGGGCTGGTGCTGCCCCGCTCCTTTAACAAGCTCTACACCCTGCTGCGGGATTTTTTTGTTGTGGTGGAAAAGAACTCCGGAGAACTGGCCGGATGCTGCGCCCTGTCCATCTGCTGGGAAGAGCTGGCCGAGGTCCGCTCCCTGGTGGTACGGAACACGTTCCGCGGCCGCGGCCTGGGACGACGGCTTGTGGATGCCTGTTTGAGCGAGGCCGTGACCCTGGAACTGTACAAGGTCTTTGTGCTCACCAATACGCCGGAGTTTTTCGCGCATCTCGGATTCCGCGAAGTACCCAAGGACGTGTTGCCCCAAAAGGTCTGGTCCGACTGCCTGAACTGTCCGAAATTCCCGGATTGCGATGAAATCGCCATGATGCTCCGGCTCTAG